A single Methanolobus sp. ZRKC5 DNA region contains:
- a CDS encoding helix-turn-helix domain-containing protein has protein sequence MTIKVLLETIIKHAHKFSVMSEKSDSEIDDVKVKLDEIHRDIRTFIEDSNRQHLESILAFVRSDYSNVLEKHLIADTEIGLSKNMVKKCDRLDQCRPVFTNLLKKNASLIKEPSVDSDLIDNKRIELKTLREGMPYKKCDVCFSEVSDLFEKQANLMQSLRIYDTKNDSKQDISQIPSQSVIYDVLDPLCHPKRFEILKAVSAQSMSFSFLSKLTGLRGGNLLFHLQKLSDTGMIIQQHERGDYMITGKGFKVMESISEMYSLLIPEVN, from the coding sequence ATGACCATTAAAGTCTTATTAGAAACCATTATAAAGCATGCACATAAATTCTCTGTCATGAGTGAAAAATCCGATTCTGAGATTGACGATGTCAAAGTAAAGCTCGATGAAATTCACAGGGATATCAGGACATTTATCGAAGATTCCAATAGGCAGCACCTTGAATCTATTCTGGCCTTTGTCAGAAGTGATTATTCCAATGTCCTGGAAAAACACCTTATTGCCGATACAGAGATTGGGCTTTCAAAGAACATGGTCAAAAAATGTGACCGCCTTGATCAATGCAGGCCTGTTTTCACAAATCTGCTAAAGAAAAATGCCTCACTCATCAAGGAGCCTTCGGTAGATAGTGATCTTATTGATAACAAACGCATTGAACTCAAAACTTTAAGGGAAGGTATGCCTTACAAAAAATGTGATGTCTGTTTCTCAGAAGTATCAGACCTTTTTGAAAAACAAGCAAATCTTATGCAATCCTTGAGGATATATGATACAAAGAATGACAGTAAACAGGACATATCCCAGATTCCCTCACAATCAGTGATCTACGATGTGCTTGACCCTCTCTGCCACCCCAAGAGGTTTGAAATATTAAAAGCAGTCTCTGCTCAGTCAATGAGCTTTTCTTTCCTTTCCAAGCTTACAGGTCTTCGTGGAGGAAACCTTTTGTTCCACCTGCAGAAGCTCTCAGATACCGGAATGATAATCCAGCAACACGAGAGGGGCGATTATATGATAACAGGCAAAGGTTTCAAAGTAATGGAAAGTATCAGTGAGATGTATTCTTTACTTATTCCAGAAGTGAATTGA
- a CDS encoding MTH865 family protein, with translation MSVKEEIHSQIVGVLANATFPINTPEDLLAAFPAGADTTCKSGDVEVTVGEAGKLLTAEDFPIEMQSR, from the coding sequence ATGAGTGTAAAAGAAGAAATCCATTCCCAGATCGTTGGCGTACTCGCAAATGCAACATTCCCTATAAACACACCTGAAGATCTGCTTGCAGCATTCCCTGCTGGTGCAGATACCACATGTAAATCAGGAGATGTTGAAGTAACTGTAGGTGAGGCAGGAAAACTTCTTACGGCAGAAGACTTCCCAATAGAAATGCAAAGCAGGTAG
- the lonB gene encoding ATP-dependent protease LonB, which yields MEKEITTSSEEIELYADNFETTDSIDVPELLIDQIIGQEHAVEVVKKAASQRRHVMMIGSPGTGKSLLAKAMAELLPKEELQDIMAYPNPEDNNNPKIRSVPAGKGREIVMAHKLEAQKKAQSRNMLMMILVFGIIIYSFYVGQLLWGIIAAIMILLLTRQFMPKEEMMIPKLIVSNYQKEHAPFLDATGTHAGALLGDVRHDPFQSGGLETPAHDRVESGDIHKSHKGVLFIDEINTLNLESQQSMLTALQEREYPITGQSERSSGALVKTEPVPCDFIMVAAGNLDAMEKMHPALRSRIKGYGYELFMRDSMEDTPENRKSLVRFVAQEILRDGHLPPFDKEAVDEVIREAQRRAGRKGHLTLKLRDLGGLVRVAGDIAHSEDAAITTAKHVLAAKKMARSIEQQLADNYLERKNDYQLFKKMGSAVGRVNGLAVMGGDSGIVLPIMAGVTPSLSNSEGKVIATGMLKDIAKEAVQNVSAVIKNVTGKGIPNHDIHIQFIGTYEGVEGDSASISIATAVISALENIPIDQSVAMTGSLSVRGDVLPIGGATYKIEAAARAGIKKVIIPKSNEADVLIEEAYKDKIKIVPVTNIIEVIEHSLVDGPDKDKIVEKLKSLSSLKTSAEMPDIVPA from the coding sequence ATGGAAAAAGAGATTACCACTTCTAGCGAAGAGATAGAATTATACGCGGACAATTTCGAAACCACAGACTCCATAGATGTTCCCGAGCTTTTGATAGATCAGATTATCGGACAGGAACATGCTGTGGAAGTGGTGAAAAAAGCGGCAAGCCAGAGACGCCATGTCATGATGATAGGCAGCCCAGGTACAGGGAAATCCTTACTTGCGAAAGCAATGGCTGAACTTCTTCCAAAGGAAGAGTTACAGGACATAATGGCGTATCCTAACCCGGAGGATAATAATAATCCAAAGATACGTTCAGTTCCTGCCGGCAAGGGCAGGGAAATTGTTATGGCCCATAAACTGGAAGCCCAGAAAAAGGCCCAGTCACGCAATATGTTGATGATGATATTGGTTTTTGGTATCATAATATATTCATTTTATGTAGGCCAGCTCTTGTGGGGTATCATAGCTGCAATTATGATATTGCTCCTGACACGTCAGTTCATGCCTAAAGAGGAAATGATGATTCCGAAACTGATAGTTTCAAACTACCAGAAGGAGCACGCACCTTTCCTTGATGCAACAGGCACCCACGCAGGTGCACTTCTTGGTGATGTCAGGCATGATCCGTTCCAGTCAGGCGGACTTGAGACCCCGGCACATGACAGAGTAGAGAGCGGTGACATTCACAAATCACACAAAGGTGTACTCTTCATAGATGAGATCAACACTTTAAACCTTGAATCTCAGCAGAGCATGCTCACAGCACTTCAGGAAAGGGAATATCCAATCACCGGGCAATCAGAAAGGAGTTCCGGTGCACTGGTTAAGACAGAGCCTGTGCCTTGTGACTTCATTATGGTAGCTGCAGGTAACCTTGATGCGATGGAAAAGATGCATCCTGCACTCAGATCCCGTATAAAGGGTTATGGATACGAGCTGTTCATGAGGGATTCTATGGAGGATACCCCTGAAAATCGTAAGAGTCTGGTTAGATTCGTAGCGCAGGAAATTTTGAGAGACGGACACCTTCCACCATTTGACAAAGAAGCTGTGGACGAGGTCATCCGTGAAGCCCAGAGAAGAGCAGGAAGAAAAGGGCACCTCACACTGAAACTTCGTGACCTTGGTGGTCTGGTGAGAGTTGCAGGTGATATTGCACATTCCGAAGATGCAGCAATAACCACTGCAAAACATGTGCTTGCAGCAAAGAAGATGGCAAGGTCCATAGAACAGCAACTTGCTGACAATTATCTTGAACGTAAGAATGATTACCAGCTGTTCAAGAAAATGGGTAGTGCTGTTGGAAGAGTTAACGGTCTTGCAGTAATGGGAGGAGATTCAGGTATCGTTTTGCCTATCATGGCAGGAGTGACTCCATCACTTTCCAACTCAGAAGGCAAAGTAATTGCCACCGGTATGCTTAAGGATATAGCAAAGGAAGCGGTTCAAAACGTATCTGCTGTTATCAAGAACGTTACAGGTAAGGGCATACCCAACCATGACATCCACATCCAGTTCATCGGAACGTATGAAGGTGTAGAAGGAGACAGTGCGTCCATATCTATAGCGACTGCAGTTATATCTGCTCTTGAAAATATCCCTATCGACCAATCTGTAGCAATGACAGGTTCATTGTCCGTAAGAGGGGATGTACTTCCAATCGGAGGAGCAACCTATAAGATAGAAGCTGCAGCCAGAGCAGGAATAAAGAAAGTAATTATTCCAAAATCCAATGAGGCTGATGTGCTGATAGAAGAAGCATATAAAGATAAGATAAAAATAGTTCCGGTAACTAATATTATTGAAGTTATTGAACATAGTCTTGTTGACGGGCCTGATAAAGACAAGATCGTTGAGAAGCTAAAGAGCCTTAGCAGCCTCAAAACCAGCGCAGAAATGCCAGATATAGTCCCTGCATAA
- a CDS encoding MFS transporter, which produces MMNSDAPVLQKDEQKLDPALYVLSLSKLFKDLGTGMLAFLLPLYIVGLDSNIFSDTPIVVRAGIIATVFGLSNAISQPFLGRLSDSLNRRKPFVVLGMAGFTLISFIYANTNSFDQLVLLRIVQGITVGATVPAIVAMVTHMSTSSTRGVAIGIYSTVRGFGFGTGSIIGGILASYYGFVTAFYVCALLGLVSLILISFFVSETHDVTAQKKNISEPKQGFQFAILSIAMFMMMAGIMIIFAFLPEYETRLNTGPISLSIAVSAYVIVRVIFQTPMGFISDRIGRKRIIALGLLLNIPIVIGLGHVDNVTQLIVLRAVQGISMAAVETPVMALAVELAGVSVSSKVSSITASQAAGMALGPIMGGLLAGYISFELPFYICAAMLLFSLLLVLVALKNQYT; this is translated from the coding sequence ATGATGAATTCAGATGCTCCGGTACTTCAAAAAGATGAACAGAAATTAGATCCTGCACTTTATGTGCTCTCTCTTTCCAAGTTATTCAAGGATCTGGGTACCGGGATGCTTGCATTCCTGCTTCCTTTGTACATAGTTGGCCTGGATAGTAATATTTTCTCTGACACACCGATAGTTGTCAGGGCAGGCATCATTGCTACTGTTTTTGGACTGTCAAATGCTATTTCACAGCCATTTCTTGGCCGCTTGTCAGATTCTCTTAACAGAAGAAAGCCTTTTGTTGTTCTTGGAATGGCAGGATTTACTCTGATATCTTTCATTTATGCCAACACCAATAGTTTTGATCAGCTGGTGCTGCTTCGCATTGTACAGGGAATCACTGTAGGTGCAACTGTGCCTGCTATTGTTGCAATGGTCACTCACATGTCAACAAGCAGCACAAGAGGCGTTGCAATCGGTATATATTCCACTGTCAGGGGTTTTGGTTTTGGCACCGGCTCCATCATAGGTGGTATACTTGCCAGTTATTACGGTTTTGTCACAGCATTCTATGTGTGTGCGTTACTGGGTCTTGTAAGCTTGATATTAATATCATTTTTTGTATCGGAGACTCATGATGTTACAGCTCAAAAGAAAAATATATCGGAGCCGAAGCAAGGATTTCAGTTTGCAATCCTTTCAATTGCAATGTTCATGATGATGGCAGGGATAATGATTATATTTGCTTTCCTGCCCGAATATGAAACACGGCTCAATACCGGTCCGATATCTCTCAGTATTGCGGTTTCTGCTTATGTTATTGTGAGGGTGATATTCCAGACTCCTATGGGATTTATATCAGATCGTATAGGAAGAAAACGGATAATTGCACTGGGTCTGCTACTCAATATTCCAATCGTAATTGGTCTTGGTCATGTTGACAACGTCACCCAGCTAATAGTACTGCGTGCAGTCCAGGGTATATCCATGGCTGCAGTGGAAACACCAGTAATGGCTCTTGCAGTTGAACTTGCGGGAGTGTCGGTTAGTTCCAAAGTAAGTTCTATAACAGCTTCCCAGGCAGCCGGAATGGCACTTGGCCCTATTATGGGTGGGCTTCTTGCAGGTTATATTTCATTTGAACTGCCTTTTTATATCTGTGCAGCTATGTTGCTGTTTTCATTGCTGCTTGTACTTGTGGCGTTAAAGAACCAGTATACGTAA
- a CDS encoding DUF2892 domain-containing protein, with product MDIKELFLQENVGGLDLMFRALFGSIAITVLALDLVGPGIWSWVLAIIAFAGLYTSIMRHCTPYYFIGFSTAKK from the coding sequence ATGGATATAAAAGAACTATTCCTTCAGGAGAACGTTGGGGGCTTGGACCTCATGTTCAGAGCACTTTTCGGGTCGATAGCAATAACTGTTCTGGCACTGGATCTTGTAGGTCCGGGCATCTGGAGCTGGGTGCTTGCTATTATTGCTTTTGCAGGATTGTATACTTCTATTATGCGTCACTGCACGCCATATTATTTTATAGGTTTCAGCACTGCTAAGAAATGA
- a CDS encoding CHASE4 domain-containing protein produces the protein MATLHEKTLGIIGATLIGMILIIYLSSHFIIIDSFDKLEEQDARENTIYLKNTLLFESLELENKAAYWSVWNETYQFVQDNNSEYIGNYLMNDTFLNQRLDFMFFYNDSGIMTYKKVLSLKENNDQTIRKLEEHLEQKSYLLEHENKNIRKTGYLVFEGKPVIITSQPVIRSDKSGPISGTVIMGTVLDNAEIKRLNEIMNLELYIKNIQDSTDNNNDINSAKGTKDENANISLLTDNGYISSYAPFNDIYGNDAFSLEIRIPRDIHNQGVNTMNYSLVVLLLTGIIFGVSVTTLLKRSHISRLKKLQNEVRDISNLGDFSKRVCHEGTDEISDLGKSINRMLESLESSQNLIIKRDTTINAILQAMPDMMFQIKKDGTICNYKLSTDNCIYESPETELNIKIDDVFPAHIAEMELKVIEQALLTNKIQTMQYAMPVKGDMRDFEVRVVASGEDEVMAVVKDITEIKQAEEMRKKDLLLKEIHHRVKNNLQIISSLLRLQSRKFTDKNTIEAFRKSQIRAKSMAIAHEKLYQSHNIENIEFETYVDTLTKYLLSSYGCDPADIKIDIKIKNITQGIDTAIPLGLIINEIISNALKHAFTGQRGKILIEMIPEQDGLYMLVIRDDGIGFPEDIDFMKTESLGMQLVVSLVEQIEGTIELIRGHGTEFRITFKELSYKRRDY, from the coding sequence ATGGCAACATTGCACGAAAAGACATTGGGCATCATTGGTGCAACCCTAATTGGGATGATTTTGATCATATACCTTAGCTCACATTTTATAATCATAGATAGCTTTGATAAATTGGAAGAACAAGATGCCAGAGAAAATACCATTTATCTGAAAAACACATTATTATTTGAAAGTCTGGAGCTTGAAAATAAAGCTGCTTATTGGTCCGTGTGGAATGAGACGTACCAATTCGTTCAAGACAATAACAGTGAGTATATTGGAAACTACCTGATGAACGATACTTTTCTGAATCAGAGACTGGATTTTATGTTCTTCTATAATGATTCCGGGATTATGACCTATAAAAAAGTACTTTCATTAAAAGAAAACAATGACCAGACCATAAGAAAGCTTGAAGAGCATCTTGAACAGAAAAGCTATCTTCTGGAGCATGAGAATAAAAACATCAGGAAGACAGGATATCTGGTCTTTGAAGGCAAGCCGGTAATAATAACTTCTCAGCCAGTTATTAGAAGCGATAAAAGTGGTCCCATCTCAGGAACTGTGATCATGGGAACAGTCCTTGATAATGCTGAGATCAAAAGATTAAATGAAATAATGAATCTGGAACTGTATATCAAAAACATCCAGGATTCCACAGATAATAACAATGATATAAACTCTGCAAAAGGTACGAAGGATGAAAATGCAAATATCAGCCTTCTCACTGATAATGGCTACATTTCTTCATATGCACCTTTCAATGACATCTACGGAAACGATGCGTTTTCCCTGGAAATAAGAATTCCCCGGGATATACATAACCAAGGCGTCAATACTATGAACTACTCCCTCGTGGTTTTGCTCCTTACCGGCATCATTTTTGGTGTTTCCGTAACAACCCTGCTTAAAAGATCACACATATCACGCCTCAAGAAGCTTCAGAATGAAGTGAGAGACATCAGCAATCTGGGAGATTTCTCTAAGAGAGTATGCCATGAAGGAACTGATGAAATTTCCGACCTTGGAAAATCAATAAACAGGATGCTTGAATCACTTGAAAGCTCACAGAATTTAATTATAAAAAGAGATACTACTATTAATGCTATTTTGCAGGCAATGCCTGACATGATGTTCCAGATCAAAAAAGATGGAACCATTTGCAATTACAAACTCTCCACGGATAACTGTATTTACGAATCTCCTGAAACTGAGCTCAATATCAAAATTGATGATGTTTTTCCCGCCCACATTGCAGAAATGGAACTTAAGGTCATAGAACAAGCCCTTCTTACAAACAAGATTCAGACAATGCAATACGCAATGCCTGTTAAGGGCGATATGCGGGATTTCGAAGTAAGAGTGGTAGCCAGTGGTGAAGACGAGGTTATGGCTGTTGTTAAGGACATAACTGAGATCAAGCAGGCAGAGGAGATGCGCAAAAAAGATCTGCTCTTAAAAGAGATACATCACCGGGTAAAGAACAACCTCCAGATCATATCAAGTCTGCTAAGACTCCAATCAAGAAAATTCACTGACAAAAATACCATAGAGGCTTTCAGAAAAAGTCAAATACGTGCCAAATCAATGGCAATTGCCCACGAAAAATTGTACCAGTCGCATAACATTGAGAATATAGAATTCGAAACTTATGTCGACACCCTCACTAAATACTTGCTAAGTTCATATGGCTGTGATCCTGCAGATATCAAAATTGATATAAAGATTAAAAACATAACACAAGGAATTGATACAGCCATTCCACTGGGCCTTATCATAAATGAGATCATTTCAAATGCCTTGAAACACGCATTTACGGGTCAAAGGGGGAAAATTCTAATAGAAATGATCCCTGAGCAAGATGGCCTTTACATGCTCGTTATCAGGGATGACGGAATCGGATTCCCGGAAGACATAGATTTCATGAAAACGGAATCATTGGGGATGCAACTTGTTGTTTCATTGGTTGAACAAATTGAAGGAACCATAGAACTCATTAGAGGGCACGGCACAGAATTTAGAATCACATTCAAAGAACTATCCTATAAAAGAAGGGACTACTAA
- a CDS encoding response regulator has product MTNEKIMIVEDEKVVALDIKCSLEHFGYSVPCMAASGEDAIEFVNRFNPDLILMDIVLKGKIDGIDAAKAIRKNSDIPVIYLTAYSDERTLQRAKLTEPFGHILKPFDERELRTNIEIALYKNEKEKEKLFDHEKWITSLHNNFGDALISTDNNGTIKYMNPLAQALTGYKQEEALGQKISKILKVVCEDNKCAEDPTKKVIREGAFFGLDDNTILISKDNTHIPLDIIGSPITNKRNEVIGTVIIFYDITDRKKIERSFRSFEVAYV; this is encoded by the coding sequence ATGACTAATGAAAAGATAATGATAGTCGAAGACGAGAAAGTAGTAGCCCTTGATATCAAATGTAGTTTGGAACATTTTGGATACTCTGTCCCATGTATGGCGGCCAGTGGTGAAGATGCCATTGAATTCGTTAACAGATTCAATCCTGATCTGATATTGATGGATATAGTCCTTAAAGGAAAGATAGATGGTATAGATGCTGCAAAGGCCATACGTAAAAATTCAGATATACCGGTTATCTATCTTACCGCCTATTCGGACGAGAGAACACTGCAAAGAGCAAAACTCACAGAACCTTTCGGCCACATTTTAAAACCCTTTGACGAAAGGGAGCTTCGAACCAATATTGAAATTGCATTATATAAAAATGAAAAAGAGAAGGAAAAACTTTTCGATCATGAAAAATGGATTACTTCACTGCACAATAATTTCGGTGATGCGCTCATATCCACTGATAACAATGGAACAATTAAATACATGAACCCTCTGGCACAAGCACTCACCGGATATAAGCAAGAAGAAGCCCTAGGACAGAAAATAAGTAAAATACTCAAGGTCGTTTGTGAAGATAATAAGTGTGCAGAGGATCCAACAAAAAAAGTTATTCGAGAGGGTGCATTCTTTGGTCTTGATGACAACACAATACTGATATCAAAAGATAACACCCACATACCACTTGACATAATAGGCTCCCCAATTACAAATAAGAGAAACGAGGTCATCGGTACTGTCATTATTTTTTACGACATAACTGACAGGAAAAAAATAGAAAGATCGTTCCGAAGTTTTGAAGTTGCTTATGTATGA
- a CDS encoding ArsR family transcriptional regulator, with translation MSMNLDEHAIKKQKLIKQMNEAGKKRNPSEDHAVALKTLQNPTRRKIIEFMKDGQKSLEQIKDTYHLNDMQARFNLDMLEDSFYIAKTDSPDKIIYELTIRGEAFLENVRTGGK, from the coding sequence ATGAGTATGAATCTAGATGAACACGCCATAAAAAAACAGAAACTTATCAAACAAATGAATGAAGCAGGCAAAAAACGAAACCCTTCGGAAGACCATGCAGTTGCTTTGAAAACCCTTCAAAACCCTACACGCAGGAAAATAATCGAATTTATGAAGGATGGTCAAAAAAGTCTTGAGCAAATAAAAGACACATATCATCTAAATGATATGCAGGCAAGATTTAATCTCGATATGCTGGAAGATTCATTCTACATTGCTAAGACCGATTCACCTGATAAGATCATCTATGAGCTAACGATCAGAGGGGAGGCATTCTTAGAGAATGTTAGAACTGGTGGAAAATAA
- a CDS encoding TldD/PmbA family protein, with the protein MYELAEKALKAAIKYGAKEAEVYIMESQKTSVNIQKDLIEGAKESITTGIGIRAVIDGAIGFSSTNIMSLIDKTAKNAVSSANIQDSDPDWKSLPSNQKYPTVSGTMDKQLQKMELDECIVHTMEMIESAKNTPGIIVTSGSFGRSHGKNLILNTNGVEISEEGTGVSGFVDVITNSGETSTAYDFAISRKNDIDFTSIGKNAAELAKMSQNTISIEPHKTEVVIHPFAFSDLIENTFMPSIDADNVQKGRSNLIGKKGDIIANEKLSIYDDGLLEGGIETGIADDEGVASQKNTVIENGTFMSYLYDTYTAGKDDVESTGNASRNSYLSTPSVGTRNFIIDFPKCDIIADTDTGVYVNTVIGAHTANGISGDFSVEARNAFTIKDGKLDKPIKSLMISGNIFDMLKNINGAGNDVRKVGGTITPSIRVSDMSVIG; encoded by the coding sequence ATGTACGAACTTGCTGAAAAGGCCCTTAAGGCAGCAATAAAATATGGTGCAAAAGAAGCTGAAGTATATATTATGGAAAGTCAGAAAACTTCTGTGAACATACAGAAGGATCTAATCGAGGGCGCAAAAGAAAGTATCACAACTGGAATCGGTATACGCGCAGTTATAGATGGTGCCATCGGATTTTCAAGCACCAACATAATGAGCCTTATTGATAAAACGGCAAAGAATGCAGTCAGTTCTGCAAATATACAGGACAGCGACCCGGACTGGAAATCATTACCATCGAATCAGAAATACCCAACTGTCTCTGGAACAATGGACAAGCAACTCCAAAAAATGGAACTTGACGAATGCATTGTTCACACTATGGAAATGATAGAAAGTGCAAAGAACACACCTGGAATTATAGTTACTTCAGGCAGTTTTGGTCGCAGTCATGGAAAAAATCTTATACTGAACACAAATGGGGTAGAAATATCAGAGGAAGGAACCGGAGTTTCCGGATTCGTCGATGTTATCACAAATTCAGGAGAAACATCCACAGCCTATGATTTTGCAATATCCCGAAAGAATGATATTGATTTTACTTCCATTGGGAAAAATGCAGCTGAACTTGCAAAGATGTCACAGAATACAATATCCATCGAGCCCCACAAGACAGAAGTCGTGATTCATCCTTTTGCATTCTCAGACCTTATTGAAAATACATTCATGCCATCAATTGATGCAGATAATGTACAGAAAGGACGTTCAAACCTCATTGGAAAGAAAGGCGATATAATAGCAAATGAGAAACTTTCAATATATGATGACGGTTTGCTTGAAGGCGGCATAGAAACTGGGATCGCAGACGATGAGGGAGTTGCATCACAAAAGAACACTGTTATTGAAAACGGGACATTCATGTCATATCTTTATGACACTTACACAGCAGGCAAAGATGACGTGGAAAGTACCGGTAATGCATCCAGGAATTCATATCTTTCAACGCCTTCCGTAGGAACCAGAAATTTCATCATTGATTTCCCCAAATGCGATATTATAGCTGACACTGACACTGGTGTTTACGTAAATACAGTAATCGGAGCGCATACAGCAAACGGAATATCCGGGGATTTCTCTGTGGAAGCAAGGAATGCTTTTACAATTAAAGATGGAAAGCTGGACAAGCCTATCAAATCACTAATGATATCAGGCAACATATTTGATATGCTTAAGAACATCAATGGTGCTGGCAACGATGTAAGGAAAGTGGGTGGCACTATTACTCCTTCAATAAGGGTTTCGGATATGAGTGTCATTGGCTGA
- a CDS encoding flavodoxin family protein: protein MYSSYTVAPCKACLGCVKTNVCVIKDEGIALAEKAKEADALIIAGFTPYSTLDSRTKALMERLYPLRHLHGFMKGKTGGAMVTCAVPKDSFMLPPACDNGLNAISYYMMEEGMESIGSVRVLGNNPCVRCKFADECDMSGIKMMFGPDATKASAGINRFEEQPEAVAAAKELGQKIAEYLKSKE, encoded by the coding sequence TTGTATAGTTCCTATACCGTTGCTCCCTGCAAGGCCTGTCTGGGATGTGTAAAGACAAATGTCTGCGTAATAAAAGACGAGGGTATTGCCCTGGCAGAAAAAGCCAAAGAAGCAGATGCTCTTATTATTGCAGGTTTTACACCATATTCCACCCTTGACTCACGTACAAAAGCATTAATGGAAAGGCTCTACCCACTTCGCCACTTACATGGATTCATGAAGGGAAAAACAGGCGGAGCCATGGTCACATGTGCAGTTCCGAAGGACTCTTTTATGTTGCCACCTGCATGTGATAACGGCCTCAATGCTATCTCATATTACATGATGGAGGAAGGGATGGAGTCAATAGGTTCTGTTAGGGTCCTTGGCAATAACCCCTGCGTGAGATGCAAATTTGCAGACGAATGCGATATGAGCGGCATCAAGATGATGTTCGGTCCGGATGCGACTAAAGCGTCCGCAGGAATAAATAGATTTGAAGAACAGCCTGAAGCTGTCGCTGCTGCAAAAGAACTGGGTCAGAAAATTGCAGAATACCTGAAGTCAAAAGAATAA
- a CDS encoding TldD/PmbA family protein codes for MHSVDFFDTRIIEGTTTSIVLDNDKIEQISVNFTKGAAVRALKGGSWGFTSADGDFDIEKAIRSASELAASMDEKSSKEKVHIKEIANPVVTNLPKVKKNPLDVSLEEKVQNLTEFGKHAKMDGISSTSAVYSESSYKIMYTDSTGIEGEYDVIRTGFAISAVASKNGIYQAGRESRFGVTGYEIFDKYNAAELAEAAAKSALQLLDAKPAKGGNMPVILDPELAGVFAHEAVGHASEADLVLEGSSVLENRIGENIASPLVTIIDDPTLHEYGYFPFDDEGSQSEKTTLIENGTLKSYLHSRETAAKLGGTPGHCRAQGHSRPIIRMSNTYIDNGNSEFEEMLEEMGNGMYLIGSGGGQVNTGEGVFQFNAEKGYLVEDGKLTTLIRDVSLSGKILEILNNVKMVGNDLKMNSGRCGKGGQLVPVTDGSPHLMISKAMVGGA; via the coding sequence ATGCATAGCGTAGACTTTTTTGATACCAGGATCATAGAAGGGACAACCACTTCCATTGTGCTTGATAACGATAAGATAGAACAGATATCTGTCAATTTTACAAAAGGTGCGGCAGTACGTGCCTTGAAAGGAGGTTCCTGGGGATTCACATCCGCTGATGGGGATTTCGATATTGAAAAAGCAATACGTTCAGCGTCTGAACTTGCTGCGAGCATGGATGAGAAATCATCTAAAGAAAAAGTTCATATCAAGGAAATAGCAAACCCCGTTGTTACCAACCTCCCTAAAGTAAAAAAGAATCCACTTGACGTTTCCCTTGAAGAAAAGGTACAAAACCTGACGGAATTCGGCAAGCATGCAAAAATGGATGGTATTAGCAGCACCAGTGCAGTGTACAGTGAATCATCCTATAAAATAATGTATACGGACTCCACAGGAATAGAAGGAGAATATGACGTTATACGAACTGGTTTTGCCATAAGCGCCGTAGCATCGAAGAACGGGATATATCAGGCAGGAAGAGAGAGCCGTTTTGGTGTTACGGGTTATGAGATATTCGACAAATATAACGCAGCTGAACTTGCAGAAGCAGCAGCAAAAAGTGCTTTACAGTTACTGGATGCAAAACCCGCCAAAGGAGGGAATATGCCAGTTATCCTTGACCCGGAACTTGCAGGTGTTTTTGCCCATGAGGCAGTAGGGCATGCGTCTGAAGCAGATCTTGTACTTGAAGGAAGTTCTGTTCTGGAAAACCGCATAGGAGAGAATATTGCATCTCCCCTCGTTACAATTATTGATGACCCCACATTACATGAATACGGTTATTTCCCCTTTGACGATGAAGGCTCACAGTCTGAAAAAACAACCCTTATAGAGAATGGTACGCTTAAATCATACCTGCATTCAAGGGAAACTGCAGCCAAACTTGGAGGAACACCCGGACACTGTCGTGCACAGGGACATTCCAGGCCAATTATCCGTATGAGCAATACTTATATCGATAATGGGAATTCAGAGTTTGAAGAAATGCTTGAGGAAATGGGTAACGGAATGTACCTCATCGGTTCAGGAGGAGGACAGGTCAACACCGGTGAAGGTGTTTTCCAGTTCAATGCTGAAAAAGGATACCTTGTTGAAGACGGAAAACTCACAACACTCATAAGGGACGTTTCACTTTCCGGAAAGATCCTTGAAATATTGAATAATGTGAAAATGGTTGGTAATGATCTGAAAATGAATTCAGGAAGATGTGGGAAAGGTGGTCAGCTTGTGCCTGTTACCGATGGATCTCCACATCTGATGATATCCAAGGCAATGGTTGGAGGTGCATGA